The following is a genomic window from Rubeoparvulum massiliense.
TAGTGTAAAGTATCAAGTAACAACCTGCTAACCATTAATTGGTTGGCAGACCACAAAACGGTATGCGTGCAATTCGATTCTAGATGAATGGAGTGATGTCCATGATTATCAATCGACGTAAACTGGTAGATGCTAAGATGGAGCGGTTACGGAGTGGATATTCCGCCTTTGCAGAATCCAAAGAAGTGGTTACACTTCTGGAAGAAGAGATTATTCGTGAACAGCTACCTGTCATTATTGAAAAAACAGAGCTAGGGTGTTGGTTTATCCCTGAAAAAGAACGGAGCTTTTCTAGACAAGTTCAGCATGAATAAATCCCAGGAATCTATGCTATTCCTGGGACTACTTCATTTAAAATGGGTAATTCGCCAATGTTTCCACCTGAATAAGTGATGGGTGAGTAAACTCCATCTTCCCATCATAAATGTAGATGGACTTCATCCCCAATTCAATGGCAGGCAACACTTCATTGAACAAGTTATCTCCAATGGAGATGGCATGCTCTGGTTGGATTTGATATGTTTGTAAGACTTTTTGCAACCAGTTCTTCGTCTCCATCGGTTTGCCTGCTCGTGGGATGAGCCAATCAAAATAGGAATGCAGATCCAACTTCTCCAGGATTTCATGAGCGGCATCTTCATCACTATTAGATAGTAGAACGATCTTCTTTGTACCTTGATAACGGGCCAGTGCTTCTTTTAATCCCGGGGTCTTCCTCATCATAAAATCAGGAGAAGCTAGGTATAGTTTGGTCTTCTGATAGGCAGGATAGCCATTGGTT
Proteins encoded in this region:
- a CDS encoding HAD family hydrolase, giving the protein MVDWTVAQMELLVFDLDGTLYEEQAHFTYYARCLQEMLPLERQADFWQDYQNMQSGTHIALIGKIYDIKRDLVLTVEPLMKRVQAVHCWNGEPLPQSKWPSEYQAPIELRYGEFLGIGDRWILATTAALHQGLTNGYPAYQKTKLYLASPDFMMRKTPGLKEALARYQGTKKIVLLSNSDEDAAHEILEKLDLHSYFDWLIPRAGKPMETKNWLQKVLQTYQIQPEHAISIGDNLFNEVLPAIELGMKSIYIYDGKMEFTHPSLIQVETLANYPF